Below is a window of Anaerobranca californiensis DSM 14826 DNA.
AAAATAAGCGTGACTTGCATTTTTAGCTTAGCCAAGCCTCTTAAATGAGTATATCTCATAGAATGTTTTTCCTTAGCATCTGCAAAAACTCGCTCTATTGTTTGTGACCTTAAAGAATACAACTCTTTGCCTTGTGGAGTGTGCCTTACATCCTCAGCTT
It encodes the following:
- a CDS encoding transposase, coding for AEDVRHTPQGKELYSLRSQTIERVFADAKEKHSMRYTHLRGLAKLKMQVTLIFACMNLKKLAKWKRKKGMLPPFTSLCKDFLDFYLMKKQFA